The following are from one region of the Salvia hispanica cultivar TCC Black 2014 chromosome 1, UniMelb_Shisp_WGS_1.0, whole genome shotgun sequence genome:
- the LOC125202659 gene encoding uncharacterized protein LOC125202659 — translation MLVSVVAVFSAFLALVLLASLVLFQIVRVCVWRRRRFCSTSNDDDEVERGRELRQDGIARRHHVAEALRNPNYYLFRRGAAPFSWAERGSPRIAFAAAVQSSPSVKSLLASCEEIRLNLSAVEMIRAGLPLPLPRPNLGNSSFPQEAYFEVTVVACGGGGSEGRRERRARSEGDDRLQFHQRSLSR, via the exons ATGCTCGTATCCGTTGTAGCAGTCTTCTCCGCATTCCTGGCGCTCGTACTACTTGCATCGCTCGTACTATTCCAAATAGTACGAGTGTGCGTTTGGCGTCGTCGTCGTTTTTGCTCAACGAGCAACGACGACGACGAAGTCGAACGAGGGCGGGAGTTACGTCAAGACGGCATCGCAAGGCGCCACCATGTGGCCGAGGCGTTGCGGAATCCGAATTACTATCTGTTCCGGCGCGGCGCGGCGCCGTTCAGCTGGGCGGAGAGAGGGTCGCCGCGGATCGCGTTCGCGGCGGCGGTGCAGTCGTCGCCGTCGGTGAAATCGCTGCTCGCCTCGTGTGAGGAAATCCGATTGAATCTGTCGGCGGTGGAGATGATTAGGGCGGGGCTGCCGCTGCCGCTGCCGAGGCCGAATTTGGGGAATTCGTCGTTCCCGCAGGAGGCGTATTTCGAGGTGACGGTGGTGGCGTGCGGCGGCGGGGGGAGTGAGGGGAGGAGGGAGAGGAGAGCGAGATCGGAGGGGGATGATCGGCTTCAATTCCACCAGCGCTCTCTTTCTAGATG A